A window from Chloracidobacterium sp. encodes these proteins:
- a CDS encoding OB-fold nucleic acid binding domain-containing protein, whose translation MSLRELKIVRVTPVGAAPTYNLTMRAPHHNYFVNGVLTANSHSVCYGILAYRTAYLKAHYPAHFWAAVLTNELSDSDKVARYLESARAQGVEILPPDVNVSQHGFTVTEGKIRFGLMAIKGLGEATVDAILDAREQQGPFRSLFHFTERVDPKALNRRVLESLVRSGAFDGLPGTRAQKFAAIDAALEHGARAHRDAAAGQVSLFDGLTGDTAQALETALPNVPDWTPKESLAGEKATLGFYLTGHPLAAFRETLKSLKSLSCAQLAEQNSGDEVRVGGIVSNFTVKNTKKGERFAVFSLEDETGGIEVIAWPETFRRLGDKVQDDAAILVTGRLELEDGVPTRLIAEAAEPLEGLRERQARSVTIRLPATALDTARVEKLCEVIDQHRGERPLMFIVRLPSGMEATLRAHRAFDVRPSPELLEALQAALPDCIIELQ comes from the coding sequence ATGTCGCTACGTGAACTCAAGATTGTTCGTGTGACGCCGGTCGGTGCAGCGCCGACCTACAATCTGACGATGCGTGCGCCGCACCACAACTATTTCGTCAACGGCGTCCTGACGGCGAATAGTCACTCGGTCTGCTACGGCATCCTTGCCTACCGGACGGCGTACCTCAAAGCGCATTACCCGGCGCACTTTTGGGCCGCTGTCCTGACGAATGAACTCAGCGACAGCGACAAGGTGGCGCGCTACCTTGAGAGTGCACGCGCACAAGGCGTTGAGATTTTGCCGCCCGATGTCAACGTCAGCCAGCATGGCTTTACGGTGACGGAAGGCAAAATTCGCTTTGGATTGATGGCCATCAAGGGACTTGGCGAAGCGACAGTGGACGCCATCCTTGATGCCCGTGAACAACAAGGACCGTTCAGGTCGCTCTTTCATTTCACTGAGCGGGTTGACCCCAAAGCTCTCAATCGGCGTGTCTTGGAAAGCCTTGTGAGGTCTGGCGCGTTTGACGGTCTTCCGGGCACGCGCGCCCAGAAGTTCGCTGCCATTGACGCCGCACTTGAACATGGCGCACGGGCGCACCGGGATGCAGCCGCCGGTCAAGTCTCGCTGTTTGATGGACTCACTGGTGACACAGCCCAGGCGCTGGAGACGGCGCTGCCGAATGTTCCTGACTGGACACCTAAAGAAAGCCTTGCTGGTGAAAAGGCGACGTTAGGGTTTTACCTTACTGGGCATCCGTTGGCTGCGTTCCGTGAAACCTTGAAAAGCCTCAAAAGCCTTTCCTGTGCGCAACTTGCAGAGCAGAACTCCGGCGATGAGGTGCGTGTCGGCGGCATCGTCAGCAACTTTACGGTGAAGAATACAAAAAAGGGCGAACGCTTTGCTGTTTTCAGCCTTGAAGATGAAACCGGCGGGATTGAAGTCATTGCGTGGCCGGAAACGTTCAGACGACTTGGCGACAAGGTACAAGACGACGCAGCGATTCTTGTCACCGGTCGCTTGGAACTTGAAGACGGCGTACCGACACGGCTTATCGCCGAAGCAGCCGAACCGCTCGAAGGCCTGCGCGAACGTCAGGCACGAAGTGTGACGATTCGCCTGCCAGCGACGGCGCTCGACACGGCGCGAGTTGAAAAACTTTGCGAGGTCATTGACCAGCATCGTGGGGAGCGCCCCCTCATGTTTATTGTGCGTTTGCCTTCCGGCATGGAAGCTACACTTCGCGCACATCGCGCCTTTGACGTACGCCCTTCACCAGAGCTACTTGAGGCTTTGCAAGCGGCTCTTCCGGATTGCATCATTGAACTTCAGTGA
- the argS gene encoding arginine--tRNA ligase — protein sequence MFHSLREKVRAAVKAAAERRFGVVLPDAAVEFPPSVLMGDLATPAAFEIAKRLKAATGEKRPPRDIAAALAEELRAKLTSFDRIEVAGAGYVNLFLRRAETLLAALESPAAQPTPRFGGKIIVEHTSVNPNKAAHIGHLRNAVLGDALVRILRAVGETVEVHNYIDDTGVQVADVVVGFMHMEGKSLAEVEAITDKFDDVCWDLYARVGAWYAEDETRLRFRAEVLHAIERHEGAAAALAEHIAERIVRCHLATMQRLGVQYDVLPCESAILRLNFWADAFEQLKAAGAIVYETEGRRAGCWVMRADQDTAAVADDEHDADKILVRSNGTVNYTGKDIAYHLWKLGLLNRDFHYRAFYHYPDGHTVWMGGAAASKAESPPTAFGHGVAYLNVIDVGQSYAQAFVKRGVLAVAPPNVQSRIAASAHVAYEKVALTPASCLELGFTLSDEDRRRPFISMSGRKGLGVRADDLLDRLESKALAHVQAHQSALSEAEQRAIAHKIAVAAARYFLLKFARTTLIAFDFTDAMAEQGETGVYLVYSLVRVAGIRRKLREAGLDCAAPAAVLRDHLRRLDDWLRDEGQSPNEFWTLATLALRYDVALAEAAETLEPSVVAKYAFQLAQAFSAFYNRHNIRHESNDVRRAFLLALVSLVETRLRAALNVLGIDAPERM from the coding sequence ATGTTCCACTCGTTACGAGAAAAAGTACGCGCCGCCGTCAAGGCGGCGGCTGAGCGGCGATTTGGTGTCGTTTTACCGGATGCGGCAGTGGAGTTTCCGCCTAGCGTTCTGATGGGCGATTTGGCGACACCGGCGGCGTTTGAAATCGCCAAGCGTCTCAAAGCGGCGACGGGCGAAAAGCGCCCGCCGCGCGACATCGCGGCGGCGCTGGCTGAAGAACTGCGCGCCAAATTGACGAGCTTCGACCGGATTGAAGTCGCCGGCGCCGGTTACGTGAACTTATTTCTGCGGCGGGCAGAGACGCTGCTCGCGGCGCTTGAGTCGCCGGCGGCGCAACCGACGCCGCGCTTCGGCGGCAAAATCATTGTTGAGCACACCAGCGTCAATCCCAACAAAGCCGCCCACATTGGCCACCTTCGCAACGCCGTTCTAGGCGACGCGCTGGTGCGGATTTTGCGCGCCGTCGGTGAGACGGTTGAAGTACACAACTACATTGATGACACGGGCGTTCAGGTGGCGGACGTTGTCGTCGGGTTTATGCACATGGAAGGCAAGTCGCTGGCTGAGGTCGAAGCCATAACCGACAAGTTTGACGATGTGTGCTGGGACCTCTACGCGCGCGTCGGGGCGTGGTACGCCGAGGATGAAACGCGCCTGCGCTTCCGGGCGGAGGTCCTGCACGCCATCGAGCGACATGAGGGAGCGGCGGCGGCGCTGGCGGAACACATCGCCGAACGTATTGTGCGATGTCACCTTGCCACCATGCAGCGGCTGGGCGTTCAGTATGATGTGTTGCCCTGTGAAAGCGCCATTCTACGCCTGAACTTCTGGGCGGACGCCTTCGAGCAGCTCAAAGCGGCTGGCGCTATCGTCTATGAAACCGAAGGCCGGCGAGCCGGCTGCTGGGTGATGCGCGCCGATCAGGACACCGCCGCCGTGGCCGACGACGAACATGACGCCGACAAAATCCTTGTTCGCTCAAATGGCACGGTGAACTATACCGGTAAAGACATTGCCTATCACCTCTGGAAGCTTGGTCTGCTCAACCGTGATTTTCACTATCGGGCGTTTTATCACTATCCTGATGGGCATACCGTCTGGATGGGTGGCGCGGCTGCGTCCAAGGCTGAATCCCCTCCTACGGCGTTTGGTCACGGCGTCGCCTACTTGAACGTCATTGACGTTGGTCAGAGTTACGCCCAAGCGTTCGTCAAACGTGGGGTTTTAGCCGTCGCGCCGCCGAACGTACAAAGCCGTATCGCCGCCAGCGCGCATGTCGCTTATGAAAAAGTGGCCTTGACGCCGGCCAGTTGTCTTGAGCTTGGCTTTACCCTCTCTGATGAGGACCGACGGCGGCCTTTCATCTCAATGAGCGGTCGCAAGGGATTGGGCGTCAGGGCCGATGATCTACTCGACCGTTTAGAAAGTAAGGCGCTGGCGCATGTCCAAGCGCATCAGTCGGCGTTGTCTGAAGCCGAACAACGGGCGATTGCCCACAAGATCGCCGTGGCGGCCGCTCGGTATTTCCTGCTGAAGTTTGCACGGACAACGCTCATCGCCTTTGATTTCACCGATGCAATGGCTGAGCAAGGTGAAACCGGCGTGTACTTGGTGTACTCACTGGTGCGTGTGGCGGGCATTCGCCGTAAACTCCGCGAAGCCGGTCTGGATTGTGCCGCGCCGGCCGCCGTTCTGCGCGACCACCTGCGCCGCCTCGACGACTGGCTTCGGGACGAAGGCCAAAGCCCGAACGAATTCTGGACGTTGGCGACGCTGGCATTGCGCTACGACGTTGCCCTTGCAGAGGCCGCCGAAACGCTGGAGCCATCCGTTGTGGCGAAGTATGCTTTCCAACTCGCGCAAGCGTTTAGCGCGTTTTATAATCGGCATAACATCCGACACGAATCCAACGATGTCCGGCGGGCGTTTCTGCTTGCGTTGGTGAGTTTGGTCGAAACCCGGCTCCGCGCGGCGCTGAACGTCCTTGGAATTGACGCGCCGGAGCGCATGTAG
- a CDS encoding peptidylprolyl isomerase translates to MRVWLLSAVLTAVALLSLPVTAQQRRPARPTATRPTTPPKPPQPLTPKPSRAATLSVEELKRVRAVIESAAGNIVLEFFPEVAPNHVRNFLRLAEQGYYDGTEFNRIVKDFVIQGGDPAKWPADSPNRKIRFDTGPLKAEFNDTPHDRGILSMAHGSDPDSATTHYFICLRRAPSLDGKYTAFGRVVEGMDVVDKIAQTPIMPGTDDKPAERIEVRTIRVVYPQQ, encoded by the coding sequence ATGCGCGTTTGGCTGCTTTCGGCCGTCTTGACGGCTGTTGCGCTGCTTAGTTTGCCGGTGACGGCGCAACAGCGCCGGCCGGCGCGTCCGACTGCAACACGCCCAACCACGCCGCCGAAGCCGCCTCAACCACTGACGCCGAAGCCAAGCCGGGCGGCGACGCTCTCGGTGGAGGAACTCAAAAGGGTACGCGCTGTGATTGAGTCAGCGGCCGGGAACATCGTGCTGGAGTTTTTCCCGGAAGTTGCCCCGAACCACGTCCGGAACTTCCTGCGCTTGGCGGAGCAAGGCTACTACGATGGGACGGAGTTCAATCGCATCGTGAAGGACTTTGTCATTCAGGGCGGCGATCCCGCTAAGTGGCCGGCGGATAGCCCTAACCGCAAAATTCGGTTTGACACTGGGCCGCTCAAAGCCGAATTCAACGATACGCCGCACGATAGAGGAATTCTTTCGATGGCGCACGGCAGCGACCCTGACAGTGCGACGACGCATTACTTCATTTGTCTGCGTCGTGCTCCGTCGCTGGATGGCAAGTACACGGCGTTTGGGCGCGTCGTCGAGGGGATGGATGTTGTGGACAAAATCGCCCAGACGCCGATTATGCCCGGTACCGACGACAAACCCGCCGAAAGGATTGAGGTGCGGACGATTCGAGTCGTCTATCCACAGCAGTGA
- the lepA gene encoding translation elongation factor 4: MDTQHIRNFSIIAHIDHGKSTLADRLLERTGALTQREMADQVLDAMDLERERGITIKAHAVRLNYRARNGEDYVLNLIDTPGHVDFSYEVSRSLAACEGALIVVDATQGVEAQTLANAYLALENNLEMFPVINKIDLPSAEPERVLAQIEQVIGLDSSRAVLTSAKTGVGTDEVLERIIEVIPPPRGDRNQPLKALIFDSWFDNYKGVIVLVRVVDGVLRPGMKIRFMATGRDYEVEGVGVMTPKMREIAELGAGEVGFFFSNIKTVADVRIGDTVTDAARPAAEPLPGFQEVKPMVFAGLYPVESDQYEALRDALEKLRLNDSSFLYEPEHSAALGFGFRCGFLGLLHMEIVQERLEREFGLDLIVTAPSVRFDVYLTNGEKVTIDSPSKLPDPVKIERIEEPIIRATIMTQDDYLGPILALLDEKRGVQRGFDYIGEKRVMLTYDLPLLEVVLDFFDRLKSVSRGYASLDYHLKGYEPADLVKLDILVSGEPVDALSLIIHRKNAYARGRALVEKMKELIPRQLFEVPIQAAIGNRVIARETVKAMGKNVLAKCYGGDITRKKKLLEKQKEGKKRMKKVGRVDIPQEAFLAVLRVGEAK, encoded by the coding sequence ATGGACACCCAGCACATCCGGAACTTTTCCATCATCGCCCACATTGACCACGGTAAGTCCACTCTGGCCGACCGTTTGCTTGAACGCACCGGTGCGCTCACTCAGCGCGAAATGGCCGACCAAGTGCTTGACGCCATGGACCTTGAGCGCGAGCGCGGCATCACCATCAAAGCCCATGCCGTCCGCCTCAACTACCGCGCCCGGAACGGCGAGGACTACGTCCTCAACCTAATTGACACGCCCGGACATGTGGACTTCTCCTACGAAGTTTCCCGGTCGCTCGCCGCCTGCGAAGGCGCACTCATCGTCGTGGACGCTACGCAAGGCGTTGAAGCCCAGACGCTAGCCAACGCCTACCTCGCGCTCGAAAACAATCTCGAAATGTTTCCAGTCATCAACAAGATTGATTTGCCGTCGGCGGAGCCAGAGCGCGTACTTGCCCAAATTGAGCAGGTCATCGGCCTCGACTCAAGCCGGGCCGTTCTAACCAGCGCCAAAACCGGCGTCGGCACGGACGAAGTGCTGGAGCGTATCATTGAGGTCATTCCGCCGCCCCGAGGCGACCGCAACCAACCGCTCAAGGCGCTGATTTTTGATTCGTGGTTTGACAACTACAAAGGCGTTATTGTCCTCGTGCGCGTCGTGGACGGCGTTCTCCGTCCAGGAATGAAAATCCGCTTCATGGCGACCGGACGCGACTACGAAGTGGAAGGCGTCGGCGTCATGACGCCCAAAATGCGCGAAATCGCTGAACTCGGCGCCGGCGAAGTTGGTTTCTTTTTCTCGAATATCAAGACCGTCGCCGACGTACGCATTGGCGACACGGTGACGGACGCCGCCCGTCCCGCCGCCGAGCCGCTGCCCGGCTTTCAGGAAGTCAAGCCGATGGTCTTCGCTGGGTTGTACCCGGTCGAAAGCGACCAGTACGAGGCACTCCGCGATGCGCTTGAAAAGCTGCGTCTCAATGATTCGTCATTCCTTTACGAACCTGAACACTCCGCTGCGCTCGGCTTTGGTTTCCGCTGTGGCTTCCTTGGGCTGCTGCACATGGAAATTGTTCAGGAGCGACTGGAACGCGAGTTCGGGTTAGACCTCATCGTTACCGCTCCCAGCGTACGCTTTGACGTTTACCTCACCAACGGCGAGAAGGTGACTATTGATAGTCCCTCGAAACTCCCTGATCCGGTCAAAATCGAGCGCATTGAAGAACCCATCATCCGCGCCACCATCATGACGCAGGACGACTATCTTGGGCCGATTCTGGCTTTGCTCGATGAGAAACGTGGCGTCCAGCGGGGTTTTGACTATATCGGCGAAAAGCGCGTCATGCTGACCTACGACCTACCGCTTTTGGAAGTCGTGTTGGATTTCTTCGACCGTTTGAAATCGGTTTCGCGTGGCTACGCTTCGCTGGACTATCACTTGAAAGGCTACGAGCCGGCCGATCTGGTCAAGCTTGACATACTGGTTTCCGGCGAGCCAGTGGACGCCTTATCGCTCATCATCCACCGCAAAAACGCCTATGCTCGCGGCCGAGCGCTGGTCGAAAAGATGAAGGAGCTGATCCCACGTCAGCTTTTTGAAGTCCCCATCCAAGCCGCCATTGGCAATCGCGTCATCGCTCGTGAGACGGTCAAGGCAATGGGCAAGAATGTTCTTGCCAAGTGCTACGGCGGCGACATCACCCGCAAGAAGAAGCTCCTCGAAAAACAGAAAGAGGGCAAAAAGCGCATGAAGAAAGTTGGGCGCGTGGATATTCCGCAGGAAGCGTTCCTCGCCGTCTTGCGCGTCGGCGAGGCAAAGTGA
- a CDS encoding elongation factor G, whose amino-acid sequence MNVFATPHLRNVALVGHGHAGKTSLAAAMLYTMGATPRLGKVADGTTVTDFDEVAVAHQLSTHLSVARGVWRNHKINLLDTPGATAFILDSRPALRAAETALIVIDAHNGVEIGTEQVRQYAAEFNLPCFVFINKLDKEQTDVDACLAALTEQCDLQPILFQLPIGVEKHFRGVVDVLRQRALLYQPDGSGTFTEDSIPTSLVEVAAKARETLVERVAETDDRLLEAFFERGTLTDEELFAALPAAIAGHRLTPVFVGSATLNIGVAPLLDALTTFAPDPAHVGGWLGMSPLDADLVSPRHVTDDEPFAAYVFKTLDDQFNRISLCKIVSGVLRPDTLVVNGGRGTLEKITAVYAPQGKQLEKIPEAHAGDIVAVTKLKDTHTGDTLCDKAAPVRFAPVTMPEPAIAFAIEPKSRADEDRLSSAIARLIEQDGTLRYARDPQTKEFILSGCNQQHIELTVERLHKRYGVAVTLHAPKVAYLETFKGRVEVHARHKKQTGGRGQFGDCKCVFEALPRGSGFRFIDKIVGGVIPQQFRPAVEKGILEAAEQGSLAGYPVVDFQVELVDGAYHTVDSDELSFKLAGRKAFRAAMEKVKLVLLEPIMHVEVSVPAEAAGDTMSDLSTRRGRILGISAKGNKQVIEAHVPLGEMLSYATALNSLTSGRGSYAMQFAHYDEAPPQVTQRVVAEAQAAGRVRVLEEV is encoded by the coding sequence ATGAACGTCTTTGCCACCCCTCACCTACGCAACGTCGCGCTCGTCGGTCACGGGCACGCCGGTAAAACCTCGCTGGCGGCCGCAATGCTGTACACTATGGGCGCGACACCGCGCCTCGGCAAAGTCGCCGACGGCACAACCGTCACTGACTTCGATGAAGTCGCCGTAGCGCATCAACTGTCAACGCATCTAAGCGTCGCGCGCGGCGTCTGGCGCAACCACAAAATCAACCTGCTCGATACGCCCGGCGCAACGGCGTTTATTCTCGATAGTCGTCCGGCGCTACGCGCCGCCGAAACGGCGCTGATCGTTATTGACGCCCATAATGGGGTTGAAATCGGCACAGAGCAAGTTCGGCAGTATGCAGCGGAATTCAATCTGCCCTGTTTTGTTTTTATCAATAAGCTCGACAAAGAGCAGACCGATGTTGACGCCTGCTTGGCCGCGCTGACTGAGCAATGCGACTTGCAGCCGATCCTGTTTCAACTGCCCATCGGTGTAGAGAAACATTTTCGCGGCGTTGTGGATGTGCTGCGCCAACGGGCGCTGCTGTACCAGCCCGACGGCAGCGGAACATTCACCGAAGACAGCATTCCAACCTCGCTGGTGGAAGTAGCAGCCAAGGCCCGCGAAACGCTCGTCGAGCGTGTCGCGGAAACCGACGACCGCCTGCTGGAAGCCTTTTTTGAGCGCGGGACGCTGACCGATGAAGAACTCTTCGCGGCGCTGCCGGCGGCGATTGCCGGGCACCGGTTGACGCCAGTGTTTGTCGGCTCGGCGACGCTCAACATCGGCGTTGCGCCGTTGCTTGACGCGCTGACGACTTTCGCGCCCGACCCAGCGCATGTCGGCGGCTGGCTTGGAATGTCGCCGCTGGACGCTGACCTTGTGTCGCCGCGTCACGTGACCGACGACGAACCCTTCGCCGCTTATGTCTTCAAAACGCTCGACGACCAATTCAACCGCATTTCGCTGTGCAAGATTGTGTCAGGCGTTCTCCGGCCGGATACGCTGGTCGTCAACGGCGGGCGCGGCACGCTGGAAAAGATCACGGCGGTGTACGCCCCGCAGGGCAAGCAGCTTGAAAAAATCCCCGAAGCCCATGCCGGCGACATCGTGGCCGTGACCAAACTCAAAGATACGCACACAGGCGATACACTCTGCGACAAGGCCGCGCCAGTGCGGTTTGCCCCAGTGACGATGCCAGAGCCGGCTATCGCCTTCGCTATCGAACCTAAGTCGCGCGCCGACGAAGACAGGCTTTCCAGCGCGATCGCCAGACTGATTGAGCAGGACGGAACGCTGCGGTACGCCCGCGATCCGCAGACCAAGGAATTCATTCTGTCAGGCTGCAATCAGCAGCACATTGAGCTGACGGTGGAGCGGCTGCACAAGCGGTACGGCGTCGCCGTCACGCTGCACGCGCCCAAGGTGGCGTATTTAGAGACGTTCAAGGGGCGGGTCGAAGTTCATGCGCGCCACAAAAAGCAGACCGGCGGTCGCGGGCAGTTCGGCGATTGCAAGTGTGTGTTTGAGGCGCTGCCACGTGGATCAGGCTTTCGCTTCATAGACAAAATTGTCGGCGGCGTCATTCCGCAGCAGTTCCGTCCGGCGGTGGAAAAAGGCATTTTGGAAGCCGCCGAACAGGGGTCGCTGGCGGGCTACCCGGTGGTGGATTTCCAAGTCGAACTGGTGGACGGCGCGTATCACACTGTGGATTCGGATGAACTGTCGTTCAAGCTGGCTGGACGCAAGGCGTTCCGGGCGGCGATGGAGAAGGTCAAACTGGTTCTGCTTGAGCCGATTATGCATGTTGAGGTCAGCGTACCAGCCGAAGCGGCCGGCGACACAATGAGCGACCTTTCCACACGTCGCGGTCGCATTCTGGGCATTAGCGCCAAAGGCAACAAGCAGGTCATTGAAGCGCATGTACCGCTGGGTGAAATGCTAAGCTACGCTACAGCGCTCAACTCGCTGACGAGCGGGCGCGGGAGTTACGCTATGCAGTTTGCGCACTACGACGAAGCGCCGCCGCAGGTTACGCAGCGCGTCGTGGCGGAGGCGCAAGCGGCTGGCCGCGTGCGCGTTCTCGAAGAGGTTTGA
- a CDS encoding zf-HC2 domain-containing protein, whose translation MTTHRSSAPACDRGPDLVAYLYGEATPAEIADIERHLQVCAVCRTELEGFKSVQATLQSWTMDAVAPRVHLVVKPTLWQAWREFFAILPLWGRMATSLAAAFVVLALAGFRVTVGPQNVSVSFGWSGRTERTPQASSSVAVDEAALRRLAAQTVTEALTEQTTQREAELEARLQATLDAQLKRQRAELLRLVGRLNREQRLQLAAWLQENERRSGPDLLDLVSDLPAAEGDE comes from the coding sequence ATGACCACGCATCGTTCGTCAGCCCCCGCCTGCGACCGCGGCCCGGACCTGGTGGCCTACCTTTACGGAGAAGCCACCCCCGCCGAGATCGCGGACATTGAGCGTCACCTGCAAGTTTGCGCCGTCTGTCGCACCGAATTAGAAGGCTTCAAGTCTGTCCAGGCGACGCTGCAAAGCTGGACAATGGATGCCGTCGCGCCGCGTGTGCACCTTGTCGTCAAGCCGACATTGTGGCAGGCGTGGCGTGAGTTCTTCGCCATACTCCCCCTGTGGGGTCGAATGGCGACCAGCCTGGCTGCCGCCTTTGTCGTGCTGGCGTTAGCTGGCTTTCGGGTAACAGTTGGGCCGCAAAATGTTTCTGTTTCTTTCGGCTGGTCGGGGCGCACGGAACGCACACCACAGGCGTCTAGTTCGGTGGCGGTGGACGAAGCCGCGCTGCGACGCTTGGCGGCCCAGACAGTGACGGAGGCGCTGACCGAACAAACCACCCAGCGTGAGGCTGAACTTGAAGCGCGTTTGCAGGCGACGCTTGACGCTCAACTGAAGCGGCAGCGGGCCGAACTGCTTCGATTGGTTGGGCGACTCAACCGCGAGCAACGCCTGCAATTGGCGGCGTGGCTTCAAGAAAATGAGCGGCGTTCCGGCCCGGATTTGCTTGATCTGGTCAGCGATCTGCCTGCGGCGGAAGGCGACGAATAA
- a CDS encoding sigma-70 family RNA polymerase sigma factor, which yields MAEVGVLFRASGTGAAVMIGQPGWQSENQPMVEASDLELVERTLSGEHRAFELLVRRWERPVFSLAYRLMGSDEDAREVCQETFLAAFRNLKTFRGEAKFSSWLYRIALNACRSRQRRQPSENVSLDEHAEAHGFDPPATAGTVDEALLRDEQAQLVRRALAALPPEMRQVIVMKEYEGLKFHEIAEVLGIPVSTVKTRLYTGLNLLRRRLEGLGLHRSSH from the coding sequence ATGGCTGAGGTTGGCGTCTTATTTCGCGCGTCCGGGACGGGCGCAGCCGTGATGATCGGTCAACCCGGCTGGCAGAGCGAAAACCAACCGATGGTAGAAGCGTCTGACTTAGAGTTGGTCGAGCGTACGCTGAGCGGAGAACACCGGGCGTTTGAACTCCTGGTTCGGCGCTGGGAACGCCCGGTGTTCAGCTTGGCCTATCGCCTGATGGGGTCGGATGAAGATGCGCGGGAGGTATGCCAAGAGACGTTTCTGGCGGCGTTTCGCAACCTGAAAACGTTTCGCGGTGAAGCCAAGTTTTCCTCGTGGCTTTATCGGATTGCGCTCAACGCCTGTCGCTCACGGCAACGGCGTCAGCCGTCCGAGAACGTCTCGCTTGACGAACACGCCGAAGCGCACGGCTTCGATCCTCCAGCAACGGCCGGCACTGTGGATGAGGCATTGCTCCGTGATGAACAAGCGCAACTCGTCCGGCGGGCGCTGGCGGCGCTTCCCCCGGAAATGCGGCAGGTCATTGTGATGAAGGAGTATGAAGGGCTGAAGTTTCACGAAATCGCTGAAGTGCTTGGGATTCCGGTGAGTACGGTCAAAACCCGGCTCTACACGGGACTCAATCTCTTGCGTCGCCGTCTGGAAGGTCTGGGCCTGCACCGTTCGTCTCACTGA
- a CDS encoding leucyl aminopeptidase, which yields MTFDIWTRDPRTLAADALAVFVFEEDTLTTPELAVFHESMPGLLPNVLGTEMRGKIGDAVTLYVVGGLEAKRLLLIGAGPVADFDLRTLRRCSAQAARVAVKKNVTTLALLPRGSFDPGQAAAAMADGVLTGLYDPALYRKPKEDTKNIECVLLCVEPVAEAATRQGVARGVTLGEAVNFARTLAQEPGNKLTPVEMARRAQAMAEREGLDCTVFGREQMAEMGMGALLAVGQGSAQEPQLIRLSYRPAESSGYDHIRLAFVGKGITFDTGGICIKPRDAMWEMKYDMSGGAAVIGAMQALARLKPPIAVDGYVAAAENMPSAASYKPGDVLHAYSGKTIEVIDTDAEGRLVLCDALAYARKDGGATHLVDLATLTGAVMVALGQERAGLMGTDPAWIESVKAAAAAAGEKVWQLPLDEEYGELMKSDIADIKNLGNRYAGSITAAWFLREFVEDTPWVHLDIAGVAWLDSDKPDMAKGPTGFGVRTLVQLVEQMAAGQLN from the coding sequence ATGACGTTTGACATCTGGACGCGCGACCCGCGTACCTTGGCCGCCGACGCGCTGGCCGTGTTTGTGTTTGAAGAAGATACCCTGACCACGCCCGAACTGGCGGTTTTCCATGAATCCATGCCGGGCCTTCTGCCAAACGTGCTAGGGACGGAGATGCGCGGGAAAATCGGTGACGCCGTAACGCTATACGTGGTCGGTGGATTGGAGGCCAAACGGCTGTTGCTGATTGGTGCCGGGCCAGTCGCCGACTTTGACCTGCGGACGTTGCGCCGGTGCAGCGCGCAGGCGGCGCGTGTCGCCGTCAAGAAGAACGTGACAACGTTGGCGCTGCTCCCACGCGGCAGTTTTGATCCGGGGCAGGCGGCGGCGGCGATGGCCGACGGCGTATTGACCGGCCTCTACGACCCTGCGCTTTACCGCAAGCCGAAAGAGGACACTAAAAACATCGAATGTGTGCTCTTGTGTGTAGAGCCGGTGGCTGAAGCGGCCACTCGGCAGGGCGTTGCGCGAGGTGTCACCCTTGGCGAGGCAGTCAATTTCGCCCGCACGCTTGCGCAAGAGCCGGGCAACAAGTTAACGCCGGTCGAAATGGCGCGGCGGGCGCAGGCCATGGCCGAACGTGAGGGGTTGGACTGTACGGTCTTCGGGCGTGAGCAGATGGCGGAAATGGGCATGGGCGCGTTGCTGGCCGTCGGGCAGGGCAGTGCGCAGGAGCCGCAACTGATCCGGCTCAGCTACCGCCCGGCGGAAAGCAGCGGCTACGACCATATACGCCTCGCCTTCGTCGGCAAGGGCATCACATTTGACACAGGCGGAATCTGCATCAAGCCGCGCGACGCGATGTGGGAAATGAAGTATGACATGTCCGGCGGCGCGGCGGTTATCGGCGCTATGCAGGCGCTCGCTCGGCTCAAGCCGCCTATTGCCGTGGACGGTTATGTGGCGGCGGCGGAAAATATGCCGTCGGCGGCGTCCTACAAGCCGGGGGATGTCCTGCACGCCTACAGCGGTAAGACGATTGAGGTGATAGACACGGACGCCGAAGGTCGCCTTGTGCTGTGTGACGCACTGGCTTACGCCCGCAAGGACGGCGGCGCAACCCATCTGGTCGATCTGGCGACGCTGACCGGCGCAGTGATGGTGGCGCTGGGGCAAGAGCGGGCGGGGCTGATGGGCACCGATCCGGCTTGGATTGAAAGCGTCAAGGCGGCGGCGGCGGCGGCGGGAGAAAAAGTTTGGCAGTTGCCCTTGGACGAGGAGTACGGCGAACTGATGAAAAGCGACATCGCCGACATTAAGAATCTGGGCAATCGCTACGCTGGCTCTATCACGGCCGCTTGGTTTTTGCGGGAGTTTGTGGAAGACACGCCTTGGGTTCATCTTGACATCGCCGGCGTCGCTTGGCTTGACAGCGACAAACCCGACATGGCGAAGGGGCCAACTGGCTTTGGGGTGCGGACGCTTGTGCAACTTGTCGAACAGATGGCCGCTGGACAACTGAACTAA